Proteins encoded by one window of Rhodamnia argentea isolate NSW1041297 chromosome 6, ASM2092103v1, whole genome shotgun sequence:
- the LOC115741557 gene encoding protein PLASTID TRANSCRIPTIONALLY ACTIVE 10, producing MQQIHLHAPPYLFFSPFPKPSLNPPLLLPRHPHRRRPLLLLLLFAGRPSSLPARCFSSDEFPVDETFLQNFGPKDKETEDEARRRNWIERGWAPWEEVLTPEADFARKSLNEGEEVPLQSPDAIEAFRMLNPRHRQQRIKELGLTEDEWYQKQFEIKGEIPERLTTLWAGPVVVRQVAPRDWPPRGWEVDREELRFIREGHRMMSERVDLEDLESRVSTDTDDMCLERYKVFLKQYNEWVEANKDRLEEESYKYDHDYHPGRRKRGKDYKDGMYELPFYYPGQICEGKVTTLHLYQGAFVDVGGVYDGWVPIKGNDWYWIRHHIKVGMHVIVEILAKRDPYRFRFPLEMRFVHPNIDHLIFNRFEFPPIFHRDEDSNPDELRRDCGRPPIPRKDPGTKPEEESLLSNHPYVDKLWQMHVAEQMILDDLEANPEKYQNQKLSELVDDDYDEEKSVEYTKAKYKKALIPKVILKTSVRELDLEAALAEREFHYKMRKEAEERGEAYKISNFRRNIEMDEYDLMHWRRSFEEREALIRDISCRRALGLPLEEPGRYVDSSYFGKDQYDPSNPLYRYDYWGEPKNSEKSKQERMTDAHNKSIVGKGVVWYEMSYEDAIKQKMQREAASKGVTQKEVKDPESDEDEEEEEEEDDDDDFDYSILGDPSISFENQPLVNGTESSSISDEGMFEN from the exons atGCAGCAAATCCACCTCCACGCCCCGCCTTATCTCTTCTTCTCCCCCTTCCCTAAACCCTCTCTAAACCCTCCCTTACTCCTCCCCCGCCAtccccaccgccgccgccctctcctcctcctcctcctcttcgccGGACGCCCCTCCTCTCTCCCCGCCAGATGCTTCAGCTCCGACGAGTTCCCCGTCGACGAGACCTTCCTCCAGAACTTCGGCCCCAAGGACAAGGAGACCGAGGACGAGGCCCGCCGCCGCAACTGGATCGAGCGCGGCTGGGCCCCCTGGGAGGAGGTCCTCACCCCGGAGGCCGACTTCGCCCGCAAGTCCCTCAACGAAGGCGAGGAGGTGCCTCTCCAGTCCCCCGACGCCATCGAGGCCTTCCGCATGCTCAACCCCCGGCACCGCCAGCAGCGGATCAAGGAGCTCGGCCTCACCGAGGACGAGTGGTACCAGAAGCAGTTCGAGATCAAAGGCGAGATTCCTGAGAGGCTGACCACGCTGTGGGCGGGGCCCGTGGTCGTTAGGCAGGTGGCGCCTCGCGATTGGCCTCCCAGGGGCTGGGAGGTCGACAGGGAGGAGCTCAGGTTTATCCGCGAGGGTCACCGGATGATGTCCGAGAGGGTGGATTTGGAGGATTTGGAGAGTAGAGTGAGCACTGATACGGATGATATGTGCTTGGAGAGGTACAAAGTTTTCCTCAAACAGTACAACGAGTGGGTCGAGGCAAATAAGGATAGATTGGAGGAGGAATCTTATAAG TACGACCACGACTACCATCCTGGACGAAGGAAAAGAGGCAAAGATTACAAAGACGGCATG TACGAGCTGCCTTTCTATTATCCTGGGCAg ATTTGTGAGGGGAAGGTCACCACTTTACACCTTTATCAAGGAGCATTTGTTGATGTGGGAGGCGTATATGACGG GTGGGTTCCTATTAAAGGAAATGATTGGTATTGGATCCGCCATCACATAAAAGTTGGTATGCACGTTATTGTCGAAATCCTG GCAAAGCGAGACCCATACAGGTTTCGATTTCCTCTTGAAATGCGTTTTGTCCATCCTAACATAGATCACCTGAT CTTTAACAGGTTTGAATTTCCGCCAATATTTCATCGGGATGAGGATAGCAATCCTGATGAATTGCGG CGTGACTGTGGAAGACCTCCTATACCTCGAAAAGACCCAGGAACAAAACCTGAAGAGGAGTCTCTATTATCGAATCACCCTTATGTTGATAAG TTGTGGCAGATGCATGTCGCTGAGCAAATGATTTTGGATGATTTGGAGGCCAATCCTGAGAAGTACCAAAACCAAAAATTATCTGAGTTGGTCGATGATGATTATGATGAAGAGAAAAGTGTTGAATATACCAAAGCTAAATATAAGAAGGCCTTGATACCAAAAGTTATTCTG AAAACTAGTGTGAGAGAACTTGACTTGGAAGCAGCTTTAGCTGAGCGTGAG TTCCATtacaaaatgagaaaagaagCGGAAGAAAGGGGAGAGGCAtataaaatttccaatttcaggCGAAATATTGAGATGGATGAGTATGACTTGATGCATTGGCGTCGGTCatttgaagaaagagaagccTTGATCAGGGATATCAGCTG CCGACGAGCCCTGGGTCTGCCACTGGAAGAGCCAGGAAGGTATGTAGACAGCAGTTACTTTGGCAAGGATCAATACGATCCTTCAAACCCTTTATATAGGTACGACTACTGGGGCGAGCCGAAGAACTCAGAGAAAAGCAAGCAAGAGAGGATGACAGACGCCCACAACAAATCCATTGTTGGAAAAGGCGTTGTGTGGTATGAAATGTCTTATGAAGATGCGATCAAGCAAAAGATGCAGAGAGAAGCCGCATCGAAAGGAGTGACGCAGAAAGAAGTCAAGGATCCAGAGAGCgatgaagatgaggaggaggaggaggaggaggacgacgacgacgattttgacTACAGCATTCTTGGCGACCCTAGCATTAGTTTTGAGAATCAGCCTCTTGTCAATGGGACTGAATCCTCTAGTATATCAGATGAAGGTATGTTCGAGAACTAA